A genomic window from Rattus norvegicus strain BN/NHsdMcwi chromosome 9, GRCr8, whole genome shotgun sequence includes:
- the Mreg gene encoding melanoregulin isoform X4 has product MLTARPVTPRPSPSLSPCPSRHRAPGSGIPAPGLAPHGAAPLAAERLLLLPVPVPGGARAAREGAAGQSWLSSDRNTCAYHLVLPQDSKPDFRQFNQLNTVNSFLEAQ; this is encoded by the exons ATGCTCACGGCCCGGCCCGTGACGCCGCGGCCGTCCCCGTCCCTGTCCCCGTGCCCCAGCCGCCATCGCGCGCCCGGCTCCGGGATCCCGGCGCCCGGCCTCGCTCCCCATGGGGCTGCGCCGCTGGCTGCGGAgcgcctgctgctgctgcccgtGCCGGTGCCTGGAGGAGCCCGCGCGGCCCGAGAAGGAGCCGCTGGTCAG TCCTGGCTGTCATCTGACAGAAACACATGTGCCTATCATCTGGTCCTCCCACAAGACTCTAAGCCTGATTTTCGTCAATTTAACCAGCTGAACACTGTGAATAGTTTTCTTGAAGCACAATGA